The proteins below come from a single Candidatus Binataceae bacterium genomic window:
- a CDS encoding MoxR family ATPase, which yields MNQTLTEIPTVADFARTFRRIQAEVHKVIVGHEQAVEELLTALFAGGHVLIEGVPGTGKTMLVKALGQALNLSFNRIQFTVDLMPADITGTRVILSSEDGRREFSFNPGPVFCHILLADEINRATPKTQSALLEAMAELQVTVSGTTYPLPPPFFVMATLNPVEMEGTYPLPEAQLDRFFFKVHLNYPDEGELVRIISTTTGAELHTVEPLFEASEAAARIEALKQLVREVIVGPEVEQYAARVIRATVPETSKFVSKKDGLARDPAVNRYVNFGSSPRGGQALMLGAKVTALLDGRANVAYEDIERVAYAALGHRLTLNYAAEADGVDSAHLVQKVVHSVRDSRRG from the coding sequence ATGAATCAAACTCTGACGGAAATCCCCACCGTAGCCGATTTCGCCCGCACCTTCCGCCGCATCCAGGCCGAGGTCCACAAGGTAATCGTCGGCCACGAGCAAGCGGTCGAAGAGCTGCTCACCGCGCTCTTCGCCGGCGGTCATGTCCTGATTGAAGGGGTGCCGGGAACCGGCAAAACGATGCTGGTCAAAGCCTTGGGCCAAGCGCTTAACCTGAGCTTCAACCGAATTCAGTTCACGGTCGACCTGATGCCGGCCGATATCACCGGCACGCGGGTAATTTTGAGCAGCGAGGACGGACGGCGCGAATTCAGCTTCAATCCTGGGCCGGTCTTTTGCCATATCCTGCTGGCCGACGAAATCAACCGCGCCACTCCCAAAACCCAGTCCGCCCTGCTCGAAGCGATGGCGGAATTGCAGGTCACGGTCTCTGGCACCACCTATCCGCTGCCGCCCCCCTTCTTTGTGATGGCCACCCTCAATCCGGTCGAGATGGAAGGCACTTACCCCTTGCCCGAAGCTCAGCTCGACCGCTTTTTCTTTAAGGTCCACCTTAATTATCCCGATGAGGGCGAGCTGGTGCGCATCATTTCCACCACCACCGGCGCCGAGTTGCATACGGTCGAGCCGCTGTTTGAAGCAAGCGAGGCGGCCGCTCGGATAGAAGCGCTCAAGCAATTGGTGCGCGAGGTGATAGTCGGACCGGAGGTCGAGCAGTATGCAGCCCGGGTGATCCGGGCCACCGTGCCTGAAACCTCCAAGTTCGTGTCCAAAAAAGATGGGCTGGCGCGCGACCCTGCGGTCAACCGCTATGTCAACTTCGGCTCCAGTCCGCGGGGCGGGCAGGCCTTGATGCTGGGAGCCAAAGTCACCGCCCTGCTGGACGGGCGCGCCAACGTGGCTTACGAAGATATCGAGCGAGTTGCCTACGCCGCCCTGGGCCACCGCCTCACCTTGAATTATGCCGCCGAAGCCGACGGTGTGGATTCCGCACATTTGGTCCAGAAAGTAGTCCACTCAGTGCGTGACTCGCGGCGCGGATAA